One segment of Streptosporangium brasiliense DNA contains the following:
- a CDS encoding CAP domain-containing protein, translating to MRRPLGVLACLGSLAALSTPVTAHAATASQTACRVYAAAPYVTAAGKIQASAARLGCGDTALVRIRVKRAEAGPDPVVRSASRRGGNGRVTVALPCAPGVYYAVATDYRGHSGTSKAARLSCSPTGTPSPTATPTPTATSSPKPSATPTPTTPPPAGTVGTAEENEVVRLTNAERAKGGCQPLKHDAQLRKAAYGHSADMAEQGYFSHTSKDGRSFMDRIRGAGFTGGSGWAENIAMGQPTPAAVVGSWMNSSGHKANIMNCKYTLIGVGAAKNAKGQIYWTQVFAAK from the coding sequence ATGCGCAGACCGCTAGGGGTACTCGCGTGCCTCGGGAGCCTGGCGGCACTCAGCACGCCGGTCACGGCCCACGCCGCGACGGCGTCGCAGACCGCATGCCGCGTGTACGCGGCCGCTCCCTACGTCACTGCCGCCGGGAAGATCCAGGCGTCGGCCGCGCGGCTCGGCTGCGGCGACACCGCACTGGTCCGCATCCGTGTCAAGCGCGCCGAGGCCGGCCCCGACCCGGTCGTCAGAAGCGCCTCCCGCAGGGGCGGCAACGGGCGGGTCACCGTCGCACTGCCGTGCGCCCCCGGCGTCTACTACGCGGTCGCCACCGACTACCGCGGCCACTCGGGCACCTCCAAGGCCGCCCGGCTGTCCTGCTCCCCCACGGGCACGCCGTCCCCCACCGCCACCCCCACCCCCACGGCGACCTCCTCGCCCAAGCCTTCGGCGACCCCCACCCCCACGACTCCCCCGCCGGCCGGCACCGTGGGGACGGCCGAGGAGAACGAGGTCGTGCGGCTGACCAACGCCGAGCGGGCGAAGGGCGGCTGCCAGCCGCTCAAGCACGACGCGCAGCTCCGCAAGGCCGCCTACGGCCACTCGGCCGACATGGCGGAGCAGGGCTACTTCAGCCACACCTCCAAGGACGGCCGCAGCTTCATGGACCGCATCCGAGGGGCCGGCTTCACCGGCGGGTCGGGCTGGGCGGAGAACATCGCCATGGGCCAGCCGACCCCGGCCGCCGTGGTCGGCTCCTGGATGAACAGCTCGGGCCACAAGGCCAACATCATGAACTGCAAGTACACCCTCATCGGTGTCGGCGCGGCCAAGAACGCCAAGGGCCAGATCTACTGGACCCAGGTCTTCGCCGCCAAGTAG
- a CDS encoding putative bifunctional diguanylate cyclase/phosphodiesterase yields MRWRDPRVALTAAAATGAAGLVAALLSGAPAVIVGAVAGVVAAAIAAVSLSVAVVRGADRRRAPAWRWLAGGSVTWLVGIGVRPLADGTPFVVTFADLVVLVGTAMLTVGTGLSATRPSHGRALLRDLADSYMCAASLFVIGWVLLLGPAYRHADDAGTFAVTVAPPLVCLILACAVGPVVVPVRRSAWPMGLAALAVLGAITAAETVTALARVGDAPSPLGVWPAPAAFLLLAAVPWSRRTARAMDPDNDRRPSVGPAASSLIAALPLILVALATVVVLLRVLGGRVQGPVVVLAVVAASIVGVLVVRMFVVLLETGRMRRLVDLGERQLQDLAESTGDVVLLCDYDGVVREIGEGVEITYGYRPEELVGRTVFDYIHPEDAPGIQVALRAMSLDEEPVEAPGTCMIACRVRAADGTWRPTESVATRHVRGEDLLLVTTRDVSDQEALRNQVAHLTFHDGVTGLPNRAYFEERTREVLVRPGASSAVVVFLDLDGFTAVNDSVGHASGDYLLGQAARRLRAAVRADDTLARWGGDEFAVLLEAAVDAQTAVDLAERLVRTVSSEPFRVADRDVALTASVGVAFADDDVSSADLIRNADVAMARAKDLGGRRVEVFAAHMHADVVRRLELAADLQRALLENQFAIEYQPVVDLATSRVTAVEALVRWWRGSAFVPPEQFLGPAEDTGLIVPLSEWILREACREVAAWRASSWDIGLSLNLSARQIMAPRFVETVESALAESGLPPSALTLEVIEEMLVEDAEETITRLSELRRLGVRLAIDDFGTGYASLAFLRQLPVDMIKIDPSFVSGLGRDETLTLLTRTIVRLGHDLGLIVVAEGIERPEQLELLREMGCTRGQGFLVARPMAARGVDSLMRTSLSSLHSGV; encoded by the coding sequence ATCCGCTGGCGTGACCCCCGGGTAGCGCTGACCGCCGCCGCCGCGACCGGCGCGGCGGGGCTCGTTGCCGCCCTTCTCAGTGGTGCTCCGGCCGTGATCGTCGGCGCGGTGGCGGGTGTCGTCGCCGCCGCGATCGCCGCCGTCTCGCTGTCCGTCGCGGTCGTACGGGGCGCCGACCGGCGCAGGGCGCCGGCCTGGCGCTGGCTGGCCGGTGGCTCGGTCACCTGGCTGGTCGGGATCGGGGTGCGGCCGCTCGCGGACGGCACACCCTTCGTCGTGACCTTCGCCGACCTGGTGGTCCTCGTCGGCACGGCGATGCTCACCGTCGGCACCGGTCTGTCGGCCACCCGGCCGTCGCACGGGCGGGCGCTGCTGCGCGACCTCGCCGACTCCTACATGTGCGCCGCCTCGCTCTTCGTGATCGGCTGGGTCCTCCTGCTGGGCCCGGCCTACCGCCACGCCGACGACGCGGGCACCTTCGCGGTCACCGTCGCCCCGCCGCTGGTGTGCCTGATCCTCGCCTGTGCCGTGGGCCCGGTGGTGGTGCCGGTCCGGCGCTCGGCCTGGCCGATGGGCCTGGCGGCGCTGGCCGTGCTGGGGGCCATCACGGCGGCCGAGACGGTCACCGCGCTGGCCCGGGTGGGCGACGCCCCGTCGCCGCTCGGGGTGTGGCCGGCGCCGGCGGCCTTCCTGCTGCTCGCGGCGGTCCCGTGGAGCCGGCGCACGGCACGCGCCATGGACCCCGACAACGACCGGCGGCCGTCTGTCGGCCCCGCCGCCTCCTCGCTGATCGCGGCCCTGCCGCTGATCCTCGTCGCGCTGGCCACCGTGGTCGTGCTCCTGCGCGTGCTCGGTGGCCGGGTGCAGGGGCCGGTCGTGGTCCTGGCCGTCGTGGCGGCGTCGATCGTCGGCGTCCTGGTGGTGCGCATGTTCGTGGTGCTGCTGGAGACGGGCCGGATGCGGCGCCTGGTGGACCTCGGCGAGCGGCAGCTCCAGGACCTGGCCGAGAGCACCGGCGACGTGGTCCTGCTGTGCGACTACGACGGCGTGGTGCGGGAGATCGGCGAGGGCGTCGAGATCACCTACGGCTATCGCCCGGAGGAGCTGGTCGGCCGGACGGTCTTCGACTACATCCACCCCGAGGACGCGCCCGGCATCCAGGTGGCGCTGCGCGCGATGAGCCTGGACGAGGAGCCGGTCGAGGCGCCGGGCACCTGCATGATCGCCTGCCGGGTCCGGGCCGCCGACGGCACCTGGCGGCCCACCGAGTCGGTCGCCACCCGGCACGTGCGCGGCGAGGACCTGCTGCTGGTCACCACCCGTGACGTCAGCGACCAGGAGGCGCTGCGCAACCAGGTCGCCCACCTGACCTTCCACGACGGCGTCACCGGCCTGCCGAACCGGGCCTACTTCGAGGAGCGCACCCGCGAGGTGCTGGTCCGTCCCGGCGCGAGCAGCGCCGTCGTGGTGTTCCTGGACCTGGACGGCTTCACGGCGGTCAACGACTCGGTCGGCCACGCCAGCGGCGACTACCTGCTCGGTCAGGCCGCCCGCAGGCTCCGCGCCGCCGTACGGGCCGACGACACCCTGGCCCGCTGGGGCGGCGACGAGTTCGCGGTGCTGCTGGAGGCCGCGGTGGACGCCCAGACGGCGGTGGACCTGGCCGAGCGGCTGGTCCGCACGGTCTCCTCCGAACCGTTCCGGGTCGCCGACCGCGACGTGGCGCTGACCGCGAGCGTCGGGGTGGCCTTCGCCGACGACGACGTGTCCTCGGCCGACCTGATCCGCAACGCCGACGTGGCGATGGCCAGGGCCAAGGACCTCGGCGGGCGCCGGGTCGAGGTGTTCGCCGCGCACATGCACGCCGATGTGGTGCGCCGCCTGGAGCTCGCCGCCGACCTGCAGCGGGCGCTGCTGGAGAACCAGTTCGCCATCGAGTACCAGCCGGTGGTGGACCTGGCCACCTCGCGCGTCACCGCCGTCGAGGCGCTGGTGCGCTGGTGGCGGGGGAGCGCGTTCGTGCCGCCCGAGCAGTTCCTCGGCCCGGCCGAGGACACCGGCCTGATCGTCCCGCTGAGCGAGTGGATCCTGCGTGAGGCCTGCCGGGAGGTGGCCGCCTGGCGCGCGTCCTCCTGGGACATCGGGCTGTCGCTCAACCTGTCGGCCCGGCAGATCATGGCGCCGCGCTTCGTGGAGACCGTCGAGTCGGCGCTCGCCGAGAGCGGCCTGCCGCCCAGCGCGCTGACCCTTGAGGTCATCGAGGAGATGCTGGTCGAAGACGCCGAGGAGACCATCACCCGGCTGTCGGAGCTGCGCCGGCTCGGGGTACGGCTGGCCATCGACGACTTCGGCACCGGCTACGCCTCACTGGCGTTCCTGAGGCAGCTCCCGGTGGACATGATCAAGATCGATCCGTCGTTCGTGTCCGGGCTCGGCCGCGACGAGACGCTGACGCTGCTGACCCGCACGATCGTACGGCTCGGCCACGATCTGGGGCTGATCGTGGTCGCCGAGGGCATCGAGCGCCCCGAGCAGCTGGAGCTGCTGCGCGAGATGGGCTGCACCCGGGGGCAGGGCTTCCTGGTGGCGCGGCCGATGGCCGCCCGCGGGGTCGACTCGCTCATGCGCACCAGCCTGTCCAGCCTGCACAGCGGCGTCTGA
- the ilvC gene encoding ketol-acid reductoisomerase: MFYDDQADLSIIQGRHVAVLGYGSQGHAHALSLRDSGVDVRVGLPEGSKSREKAEADGLRVVTPSEAVEEADLTMILAPDHIQRHLYAEHVAPNLVEGDALFFGHGLNIRYGLIEAPEGVDVAMVAPKGPGHLVRRQYTAGRGVPCLVAVEKDASGSAWDLALSYAKGIGGTRAGALKTTFTEETETDLFGEQAVLCGGVSELIKAGFETLIEAGYQPEVAYFECLHEMKLIVDLMYEGGIHKMYWSVSDTAEYGGYSRGPRVVTPETKKEMQRILAEIQSGEFAKELVDEFDGGQKKFTAYRDELAQHPIEKTGAKLRPMMSWLK, encoded by the coding sequence ATCTTCTACGACGACCAGGCCGACCTGTCGATCATCCAGGGTAGGCACGTGGCCGTCCTGGGGTACGGCAGCCAGGGCCACGCCCACGCCCTGTCCCTGCGCGACTCCGGCGTCGACGTCCGGGTCGGCCTGCCGGAGGGCTCCAAGAGCCGGGAGAAGGCCGAGGCCGACGGCCTGCGGGTGGTCACCCCGTCGGAGGCCGTCGAAGAGGCCGACCTGACCATGATCCTGGCGCCGGACCACATCCAGCGGCACCTCTACGCCGAGCACGTGGCCCCGAACCTCGTCGAGGGCGACGCCCTCTTCTTCGGCCACGGCCTCAACATCCGCTACGGCCTCATCGAGGCCCCCGAGGGCGTCGACGTCGCGATGGTCGCCCCCAAGGGCCCCGGCCACCTCGTCCGCCGCCAGTACACCGCGGGCCGCGGCGTGCCGTGTCTCGTCGCGGTGGAGAAGGACGCCAGCGGCAGCGCCTGGGACCTCGCGCTGTCCTACGCCAAGGGCATCGGCGGCACCCGCGCCGGCGCGCTGAAGACGACCTTCACCGAGGAGACCGAGACCGACCTGTTCGGTGAGCAGGCCGTCCTCTGCGGTGGCGTGTCCGAGCTGATCAAGGCCGGTTTCGAGACCCTGATCGAGGCCGGCTACCAGCCCGAGGTCGCCTACTTCGAGTGCCTCCACGAGATGAAGCTGATCGTCGACCTGATGTACGAGGGCGGCATCCACAAGATGTACTGGTCGGTCTCCGACACCGCCGAGTACGGCGGCTACTCCCGTGGCCCGCGCGTCGTGACGCCGGAGACCAAGAAGGAGATGCAGCGCATCCTCGCCGAGATCCAGTCCGGCGAGTTCGCCAAGGAGCTGGTGGACGAGTTCGACGGCGGCCAGAAGAAGTTCACCGCCTACCGCGACGAGCTGGCCCAGCACCCGATCGAGAAGACCGGCGCCAAGCTCCGCCCGATGATGAGCTGGCTCAAGTAG
- the ilvN gene encoding acetolactate synthase small subunit codes for MSRHTLSVLVENKPGVLARVASLFSRRGFNIDSLAVGPTEHEDISRMTIVVNVEDLPLEQVTKQLNKLINVLKIVELDPAQAVQRELTLIKVRADSETRSSVLELVNLFRARCVDVAPDAVTIEVTGTPDKLQAFIKLLEPFGIKELVQSGMVAIGRGARSITDRSLRALDRTA; via the coding sequence ATGAGCAGGCACACGCTCTCCGTGCTGGTGGAGAACAAGCCCGGCGTGCTCGCGCGCGTCGCGTCGCTGTTCAGCCGCCGGGGGTTCAACATCGACTCGCTGGCGGTCGGGCCGACCGAGCACGAGGACATCTCGCGGATGACCATCGTGGTCAACGTCGAGGACCTGCCGTTGGAGCAGGTCACCAAGCAGCTCAACAAGCTGATCAACGTGCTGAAGATCGTGGAGCTCGACCCGGCGCAGGCCGTGCAGCGCGAGCTCACGCTGATCAAGGTGCGGGCCGACTCCGAGACCCGCTCCAGCGTGCTGGAACTGGTCAACCTCTTCCGCGCGCGGTGTGTTGACGTCGCCCCTGACGCGGTGACCATAGAGGTCACCGGCACGCCGGACAAGCTGCAGGCCTTCATCAAGCTCCTGGAGCCGTTCGGCATCAAGGAGCTCGTCCAGTCGGGCATGGTGGCCATCGGCCGCGGCGCCCGTTCCATAACCGACCGTTCGCTCCGGGCCCTGGACCGGACCGCGTAA
- a CDS encoding acetolactate synthase large subunit, with protein sequence MPPNLLSHTRNEPMTEQMTGAQALVRALEHVGVDTVFGIPGGAILPAYDPLYDSAKVRHVLVRHEQGAGHAAQGYAQATGRVGVCMATSGPGATNLVTPIADAYMDSVPIVAITGQVPSNAIGTDAFQEADISGITMPITKHNFLVTDPADIARTIAEAFHIAATGRPGPVLVDISKDALTSKTVFQWPPVMQLPGYRPVTRPHSKQIREAAKLIADARRPVLYVGGGVHKARAAAELMEFAELTGIPVVTTLMARGTFPDSHRQHLGMPGMHGSVPAVGALQRSDLIIGLGVRFDDRVTGELSTFAPHAKIVHADIDPAEISKNRHADVPIVGDCKEVLSELITAVRNEDRKGDYSEWWTQLDAYRETYPLGYDEFEDGSLAPQYVMERLSAIVGPDAIYTAGVGQHQMWAAQFIGYENPGTFINSGGAGTMGFSLPAAMGAKMGSPDTTVWAIDGDGCFQMTNQELATCTIEGVPIKVAIINNGNLGMVRQWQTLFYNQRYSNTDLQTVRRIPDFVKLAEAYGCVGLRCERPEDVDATIKKAMEINDVPVVVDFVVHQDAMVWPMVAAGTSNDDIKFARDMAPVWDSED encoded by the coding sequence ATGCCGCCAAACTTGCTGAGCCATACAAGGAACGAGCCGATGACCGAACAGATGACAGGAGCCCAGGCCCTCGTCAGAGCGCTGGAGCACGTCGGGGTCGACACCGTGTTCGGGATCCCGGGCGGCGCGATTCTCCCCGCCTACGATCCCCTTTACGACTCGGCCAAGGTCCGGCACGTGCTCGTCCGGCACGAGCAGGGGGCCGGCCACGCGGCGCAGGGCTACGCGCAGGCCACCGGCAGGGTCGGGGTCTGCATGGCCACCAGCGGTCCGGGCGCGACCAACCTGGTCACCCCGATCGCCGACGCCTACATGGACTCGGTCCCGATCGTCGCGATCACCGGCCAGGTGCCCAGTAACGCCATCGGCACCGACGCGTTCCAGGAAGCCGACATCTCCGGCATCACCATGCCGATCACCAAGCACAACTTCCTGGTCACCGACCCGGCCGACATCGCCAGGACCATCGCCGAGGCGTTCCACATCGCCGCGACGGGGCGCCCGGGACCGGTGCTGGTCGACATCTCCAAGGACGCGCTCACCTCCAAGACGGTCTTCCAGTGGCCGCCGGTGATGCAGCTGCCGGGCTACCGCCCGGTGACCCGGCCGCACTCCAAGCAGATCCGGGAGGCGGCCAAGCTGATCGCCGACGCCAGGCGGCCCGTGCTCTACGTCGGCGGCGGCGTCCACAAGGCGCGGGCGGCGGCGGAGCTGATGGAGTTCGCCGAGCTGACCGGCATCCCCGTGGTCACCACGCTCATGGCGCGCGGCACCTTCCCCGACAGCCACCGCCAGCACCTGGGCATGCCGGGCATGCACGGCTCGGTGCCGGCGGTCGGGGCGCTGCAGCGCTCCGACCTGATCATCGGGCTCGGCGTCCGCTTCGACGACCGCGTCACCGGTGAGCTGTCCACCTTCGCCCCGCACGCCAAGATCGTGCACGCCGACATCGACCCGGCGGAGATCTCCAAGAACCGGCACGCGGACGTCCCGATCGTGGGCGACTGCAAGGAGGTCCTCTCCGAGCTGATCACCGCGGTGCGCAACGAGGACCGCAAGGGCGACTACAGCGAGTGGTGGACCCAGCTCGACGCCTACCGGGAGACCTACCCGCTGGGTTATGACGAGTTCGAGGACGGCTCCCTGGCCCCGCAGTACGTCATGGAGCGGCTGAGCGCGATCGTCGGGCCGGACGCCATCTACACCGCGGGCGTCGGCCAGCACCAGATGTGGGCCGCCCAGTTCATCGGCTACGAGAACCCGGGCACCTTCATCAACTCCGGCGGCGCCGGCACGATGGGCTTCTCGCTCCCGGCGGCGATGGGTGCCAAAATGGGCAGCCCCGACACCACGGTCTGGGCCATCGACGGCGACGGCTGCTTCCAGATGACCAACCAGGAGCTGGCCACCTGCACCATCGAGGGCGTGCCGATCAAGGTCGCGATCATCAACAACGGCAACCTCGGCATGGTCCGGCAGTGGCAGACGCTGTTCTACAACCAGCGCTACTCCAACACCGACCTGCAGACGGTCCGCCGGATCCCCGACTTCGTGAAGCTGGCCGAGGCCTACGGCTGCGTCGGCCTGCGGTGCGAGCGGCCGGAGGACGTGGACGCGACCATCAAGAAGGCGATGGAGATCAACGACGTGCCCGTCGTGGTCGACTTCGTGGTCCACCAGGACGCCATGGTCTGGCCGATGGTGGCGGCCGGGACCAGCAACGACGACATCAAGTTCGCGCGCGACATGGCGCCGGTCTGGGACAGCGAGGACTAG
- the dacB gene encoding D-alanyl-D-alanine carboxypeptidase/D-alanyl-D-alanine endopeptidase → MRPSRRTTISVSALLLASLAWASAPASALEPASGVTDLVKDIDQILSDARLTPARAGVVVKSAASGEELYALDSGKILTPASNAKLVTSAAAVETLGLDYRFTTSVLSSGRRAGSALAGNLYLRGTGDPTLLAADYDALAARVAASGIKVVTGKLVADDTWFDSVRLGTDWAWDDEPYYYAAQISALTASPNTDYDAGSVIVSVAPGDAAGGPAKVSTTPETDYLKIDNRATTGTETDVLVERQHSTNTVVITGTVAEKYDEWVAVDDPTGYAASLFRKALAKHGVRVLGSTAREAAPQGAATVVSHESMPLSELLVPFMKLSNNMHAEILTKAIGRKVSGVGTWSAGLAAITSFARANGMPTLRLRDGSGLSRVDGLTPGGVTGLLIALRAKPWFSTWYGSLPIAGDPDRMVGGTLRSRMRGTPAAGNVHAKTGSLTGVTSLSGYVTSADNEPLVFSVMLNQFLSGSPKDIEDKIAIRLAQFSRTAPADVASVQLRQAPQESADVECSWLKPVGC, encoded by the coding sequence GTGCGCCCCTCACGACGGACCACAATCTCTGTCTCCGCCCTCCTTCTCGCCAGTCTCGCCTGGGCCTCGGCCCCGGCGAGCGCGCTCGAACCCGCCTCCGGCGTCACCGATCTGGTCAAGGACATCGACCAGATCCTCAGCGACGCCCGGCTGACCCCCGCACGGGCGGGAGTGGTGGTCAAGAGCGCCGCCTCCGGCGAGGAGCTCTACGCCCTGGACTCGGGCAAGATCCTCACCCCCGCCTCCAACGCCAAGCTGGTGACCTCGGCCGCCGCGGTCGAGACCCTCGGCCTGGACTACCGCTTCACCACGAGCGTGCTGTCCAGCGGCCGCCGGGCCGGCTCGGCCCTCGCCGGGAACCTCTACCTCCGGGGCACCGGCGATCCGACCCTCCTGGCCGCCGACTACGACGCGCTGGCCGCCCGCGTCGCCGCCTCGGGGATCAAGGTGGTCACCGGCAAGCTGGTCGCCGACGACACCTGGTTCGACTCGGTACGGCTCGGCACCGACTGGGCCTGGGACGACGAGCCGTACTACTACGCGGCGCAGATCTCCGCGCTGACCGCCTCGCCGAACACCGACTACGACGCCGGGAGCGTCATCGTCTCGGTCGCCCCCGGGGACGCCGCGGGCGGGCCCGCCAAGGTCTCCACCACCCCCGAGACCGACTACCTGAAGATCGACAACCGGGCGACGACCGGGACCGAGACCGACGTGCTGGTCGAGCGGCAGCACAGCACCAACACCGTGGTGATCACCGGGACCGTCGCGGAGAAGTACGACGAGTGGGTCGCCGTCGACGACCCCACCGGATACGCCGCCTCGCTCTTCCGCAAGGCACTGGCCAAGCACGGCGTGCGGGTGCTGGGATCCACCGCCCGCGAGGCGGCCCCGCAGGGAGCCGCCACCGTGGTCTCGCACGAGTCGATGCCGCTCAGCGAGCTGCTCGTGCCGTTCATGAAGCTCAGCAACAACATGCACGCCGAGATCCTGACCAAGGCCATCGGCCGCAAGGTCTCCGGGGTCGGCACCTGGAGCGCCGGGCTCGCCGCCATCACCTCCTTCGCCCGGGCCAACGGCATGCCGACGCTGCGCTTGCGGGACGGCTCCGGCCTGTCCCGGGTGGACGGTCTCACCCCCGGCGGCGTCACCGGCCTGCTGATCGCGCTGCGCGCCAAGCCCTGGTTCTCCACCTGGTACGGCTCGCTGCCGATCGCCGGTGACCCCGACCGGATGGTCGGCGGCACGCTCCGGAGCCGGATGCGCGGCACGCCGGCCGCCGGCAACGTCCACGCCAAGACCGGTTCGCTGACCGGTGTCACGTCCCTGTCCGGCTACGTGACCAGCGCGGACAACGAGCCCCTGGTCTTCTCCGTCATGCTCAACCAGTTCCTGTCCGGCTCCCCCAAGGACATCGAGGACAAGATCGCCATCCGCCTCGCCCAGTTCAGCCGGACCGCCCCGGCCGACGTGGCGAGCGTCCAGCTCCGCCAGGCTCCGCAGGAGTCGGCCGACGTCGAGTGCTCCTGGCTCAAGCCCGTCGGCTGCTGA
- a CDS encoding MFS transporter, with amino-acid sequence MVTSEPAPAVVTVSRGVRIGYGIGSVSTATFSTVPGLLLLFYMTNVLAVPAWLAGIVVFLPKVWDMLINPWVGQRSDRTASRMGARRPWMLLGALTLPVAFALTFAGPPLTGTPAALYVAVCYFLTATAYAFYEVPYKAMAAEMTDDYHERSALLQWKMVFVGLAILLSGAVAPAIAGTEAAGYRLMGLVVGAVLLVSMLTSFAGTARAPMVARVEAEASIRAQFAAARSSRPFMVLLGLSCAQMFAAGTLLAGAPYLATYVLGDPGATTTLFLCVVGPLLVTMPAWVRLSRRYDKRGAMILAAALFTAGTVGLAFAGELGPVYAHVCVLVVGVGYAGLQLLQFSMLSDVIAHGALATGKRRAGVFTGLWTACETVVFALGALVLGWLLGAAGFVESDPGTPVAQPEAAVMAALYGGTLLPALAAGVSVLLTARYSLTAETLRSAGV; translated from the coding sequence ATGGTCACATCGGAGCCCGCTCCCGCCGTCGTCACCGTGTCGCGCGGGGTCCGCATCGGCTACGGCATCGGCTCAGTCTCCACCGCGACGTTCTCCACGGTCCCGGGATTGCTGCTGTTGTTCTACATGACCAACGTGCTGGCGGTCCCCGCGTGGCTGGCCGGCATCGTGGTCTTCCTCCCCAAGGTGTGGGACATGCTCATCAATCCCTGGGTGGGCCAGCGCTCCGACCGGACGGCCTCCCGGATGGGCGCGCGCCGCCCGTGGATGCTCCTGGGCGCGCTCACCCTGCCCGTGGCGTTCGCGCTGACGTTCGCCGGCCCGCCGCTCACCGGCACTCCGGCCGCGCTGTACGTCGCCGTCTGCTACTTCCTCACCGCGACGGCCTACGCCTTCTACGAGGTGCCCTACAAGGCGATGGCCGCCGAGATGACCGACGACTACCACGAGCGTTCGGCGCTGCTGCAGTGGAAGATGGTCTTCGTCGGCCTGGCGATCCTGCTGTCCGGGGCCGTCGCGCCGGCGATCGCCGGCACCGAGGCCGCCGGCTACCGGCTCATGGGCCTGGTCGTCGGGGCGGTGCTGCTGGTCTCCATGCTCACCTCCTTCGCGGGCACGGCCCGCGCGCCGATGGTCGCCAGGGTGGAGGCGGAGGCGTCCATCCGCGCCCAGTTCGCGGCGGCCCGCTCCAGCCGGCCGTTCATGGTGCTGCTCGGCCTGAGCTGCGCCCAGATGTTCGCCGCGGGCACCCTGCTGGCAGGCGCGCCGTACCTGGCCACCTACGTCCTGGGCGACCCCGGGGCGACCACCACGCTCTTCCTGTGTGTCGTCGGGCCGCTGCTGGTCACGATGCCGGCGTGGGTCCGGTTGTCCAGGCGCTACGACAAGCGCGGGGCGATGATCCTCGCGGCGGCGCTGTTCACGGCGGGCACGGTCGGGCTGGCGTTCGCCGGGGAGCTCGGGCCGGTCTACGCGCACGTGTGCGTGCTCGTCGTGGGCGTCGGCTACGCGGGGCTCCAACTGCTGCAGTTCTCCATGCTGTCGGACGTGATCGCCCATGGCGCGCTGGCCACCGGCAAGCGCCGCGCCGGGGTGTTCACCGGCCTCTGGACGGCCTGCGAGACCGTGGTCTTCGCGCTCGGCGCGCTGGTGCTCGGCTGGCTGCTCGGCGCGGCCGGGTTCGTGGAGTCCGACCCCGGCACGCCGGTGGCGCAGCCCGAGGCGGCGGTCATGGCCGCGCTGTACGGTGGCACGCTGCTGCCCGCGCTCGCGGCCGGGGTCAGCGTCCTGCTGACGGCGCGCTACTCCCTCACCGCGGAGACGCTCAGATCAGCTGGGGTGTGA